From Camelina sativa cultivar DH55 chromosome 7, Cs, whole genome shotgun sequence, one genomic window encodes:
- the LOC104700909 gene encoding uncharacterized protein LOC104700909 isoform X2, which translates to MNNTLSLHLLIPTPIHLKSSRAASPFISRATLPSSLRFTSPLVPRAASSDESQSIESQTLEVLEWRALCNQLSPFASTTMGLSATKNAEIPVGNSPEESRNLLEETAAALAAMEMMESRRLGLSDIQDLSDIVERAVAGQLLTVRELCAVRNTLMAASSAFQKLREAANSDKRVTPLVDILQGCDFKDTLQHKIGFCIDCNMSMVLDRASEDLEIIRSERRRNIENLDSLLKEISTRIFQAGGIDKPLITQRRSRMCVAVRAAHKSLLSGGVVLSVSSSRATCFIEPKEAVELNNMEVRYANSEKAEEMAILSILTSQVSDAQCDIFHLLDRILELDIAFARASHAKWMNGVYPNLTSEHTKTLDLGGDRKSLAVDIESAQHPLLLGSVLGSPSDGNIFPVPVDIKVESRAKVVVISGPNTGGKTALLKTLGLISLMSKSGMYLPAKNCPRLPWFDLILADIGDPQSLEQSLSTFSGHISRIRQILDIISENSLVLLDEICSGTDPSEGVALATSILQYMKNRVNVAVVSTHYGDLSLLKDNESQFQNAAMEFSMETFQPTFRVLWGSTGSSNALRVAKSIGFNRRILENAHKWTEKLDPKQEVERKGSLFQSLVEERNKLKLQTTKAAAFYRDLMNLYREVFLLILFLLLLNSCNVCFCS; encoded by the exons ATGAATAATACTCTTTCCCTCCATTTACTCATACCGACGCCTATTCACCTCAAATCCTCACGCGCCGCCTCACCATTCATTTCACGCGCCACCTTACCGTCATCTTTACGCTTCACATCTCCCTTAGTCCCACGCGCCGCCTCGTCCGACGAGTCACAGTCAATCGAAAGCCAAACTCTAGAGGTCCTCGAATGGCGAGCCCTCTGCAATCAGCTCTCTCCCTTCGCCTCCACAACCATGGGCCTTTCCGCCACCAAAAACGCAGAGATTCCGGTGGGAAATTCGCCGGAGGAGAGCAGGAATCTCCTTGAAGAGACGGCGGCTGCGTTAGCGGCTATGGAGATGATGGAGTCGCGGCGATTAGGTCTTTCTGATATCCAGGACTTGTCTGATATCGTTGAGCGCGCTGTGGCTGGTCAATTGCTTACCGTTAGAGAGCTCTGCGCCGTTCGCAACACATTAATGGCGGCTTCATCAGCATTTCAGAAACTTCGAGAAGCTGCCAACAGTGATAAACG GGTTACTCCCCTTGTAGATATACTTCAGGGTTGTGATTTCAAGGATACATTGCAGCACAAGATTGGTTTTTGTATCGACTGCAACATGTCTATGGTTCTTGACAGAGCTAgtgaagatttggagattaTTAGATCCGAAAGGAGGAGAAACATTGAGAATTTGGATTCTCTTTTGAAGGAAATATCAACTAGGATTTTTCAGGCTGGTGGGATTGACAAGCCTTTGATAACGCAGCGGAGATCAAGGATGTGTGTAGCTGTTAGAGCTGCGCACAAAAGTTTACTTTCAGGTGGTGTTGTTTTAAGTGTTAGTAGCTCAAGGGCAACATGCTTCATTGAACCAAAAGAGGCAGTAGAGCTTAATAACATGGAAGTGAGGTATGCAAACTCCGAGAAAGCTGAGGAAATGGCAATTCTGAGCATTTTAACATCTCAAGTGTCAGACGCGCAGTGTGATATATTCCATTTGTTGGATAGAATACTAGAACTTGACATTGCTTTTGCAAGAGCATCACATGCAAAATGGATGAATGGTGTCTATCCCAACCTAACTTCAGAACACACTAAAACACTGGACTTGGGTGGAGACCGTAAATCTTTAGCTGTAGACATTGAATCTGCGCAGCACCCGCTACTTCTTGGTTCAGTATTAGGCAGCCCAAGCGATGGAAATATTTTCCCTGTGCCAGTAGACATTAAAGTTGAAAGCCGAGCCAAAGTAGTCGTCATCTCGGGTCCAAACACGGGAGGAAAGACCGCTTTATTAAAGACATTGGGATTAATATCTCTTATGTCGAAGTCGGGGATGTATCTGCCTGCTAAGAATTGCCCTAGGTTGCCTTGGTTCGATCTTATTCTGGCTGACATCGGGGATCCCCAG TCTTTGGAGCAGAGTCTCTCAACCTTCAGCGGCCACATCTCACGGATACGTCAGATACTTGATATTATTTCAGAAAATTCGCTTGTCCTACTAGACGAAATCTGTAGTGGAACTGATCCTTCAGAAGGGGTTGCACTTGCTACCAGTATCTTACAGTATATGAAAAATCGTGTTAATGTGGCTGTTGTGTCCACACATTACGGAGACTTAAGTCTCTTGAAGGATAATGAGTCTCAATTCCAAAATGCTGCTATGGAGTTCTCCATGGAAACTTTTCAGCCTACATTCCGAGTACTCTGGGGTAGTACCGGTTCATCAAATGCATTGAGAGTAGCTAAGTCCATTGGTTTCAATAGAAGAATATTAGAGAATGCACATAAATGGACAGAGAAATTAGATCCAAAGCAGGAAGTAGAACGGAAAGGCTCACTCTTTCAGTCCCTTGTGGAAGAAAGGAATAAGCTAAAGCTTCAGACAACCAAGGCTGCAGCATTTTATAGAGACTTGATGAACCTTTACCGCGAGGTATT tttattaattttgtttttgttgttactaAACTCTTGTAACGTCTGTTTTTGTTCCTGA
- the LOC104700909 gene encoding uncharacterized protein LOC104700909 isoform X1 has translation MNNTLSLHLLIPTPIHLKSSRAASPFISRATLPSSLRFTSPLVPRAASSDESQSIESQTLEVLEWRALCNQLSPFASTTMGLSATKNAEIPVGNSPEESRNLLEETAAALAAMEMMESRRLGLSDIQDLSDIVERAVAGQLLTVRELCAVRNTLMAASSAFQKLREAANSDKRVTPLVDILQGCDFKDTLQHKIGFCIDCNMSMVLDRASEDLEIIRSERRRNIENLDSLLKEISTRIFQAGGIDKPLITQRRSRMCVAVRAAHKSLLSGGVVLSVSSSRATCFIEPKEAVELNNMEVRYANSEKAEEMAILSILTSQVSDAQCDIFHLLDRILELDIAFARASHAKWMNGVYPNLTSEHTKTLDLGGDRKSLAVDIESAQHPLLLGSVLGSPSDGNIFPVPVDIKVESRAKVVVISGPNTGGKTALLKTLGLISLMSKSGMYLPAKNCPRLPWFDLILADIGDPQSLEQSLSTFSGHISRIRQILDIISENSLVLLDEICSGTDPSEGVALATSILQYMKNRVNVAVVSTHYGDLSLLKDNESQFQNAAMEFSMETFQPTFRVLWGSTGSSNALRVAKSIGFNRRILENAHKWTEKLDPKQEVERKGSLFQSLVEERNKLKLQTTKAAAFYRDLMNLYRELEHESHDLEKRERALLKKETQKVQEDLNSAKSKMQKLVSEFESQLEITQADQYNSLILKTEEAVADIIEASCSNDLVTMKEPDSDYSPQAGEKVLVTGLGDKLGTVVEEPGDDETVLVQHGKIRVRIKKKDIKPLPRSTSSQTSNRSLRSKRQINMKELGSVLQIQSEPVRIQTSKNTLDLRGMRAEEAVHQLDMAISGRDSGSILFIIHGMGTGVIKELVIERLRKHTRVSRYEQANPMNHGCTVAYIK, from the exons ATGAATAATACTCTTTCCCTCCATTTACTCATACCGACGCCTATTCACCTCAAATCCTCACGCGCCGCCTCACCATTCATTTCACGCGCCACCTTACCGTCATCTTTACGCTTCACATCTCCCTTAGTCCCACGCGCCGCCTCGTCCGACGAGTCACAGTCAATCGAAAGCCAAACTCTAGAGGTCCTCGAATGGCGAGCCCTCTGCAATCAGCTCTCTCCCTTCGCCTCCACAACCATGGGCCTTTCCGCCACCAAAAACGCAGAGATTCCGGTGGGAAATTCGCCGGAGGAGAGCAGGAATCTCCTTGAAGAGACGGCGGCTGCGTTAGCGGCTATGGAGATGATGGAGTCGCGGCGATTAGGTCTTTCTGATATCCAGGACTTGTCTGATATCGTTGAGCGCGCTGTGGCTGGTCAATTGCTTACCGTTAGAGAGCTCTGCGCCGTTCGCAACACATTAATGGCGGCTTCATCAGCATTTCAGAAACTTCGAGAAGCTGCCAACAGTGATAAACG GGTTACTCCCCTTGTAGATATACTTCAGGGTTGTGATTTCAAGGATACATTGCAGCACAAGATTGGTTTTTGTATCGACTGCAACATGTCTATGGTTCTTGACAGAGCTAgtgaagatttggagattaTTAGATCCGAAAGGAGGAGAAACATTGAGAATTTGGATTCTCTTTTGAAGGAAATATCAACTAGGATTTTTCAGGCTGGTGGGATTGACAAGCCTTTGATAACGCAGCGGAGATCAAGGATGTGTGTAGCTGTTAGAGCTGCGCACAAAAGTTTACTTTCAGGTGGTGTTGTTTTAAGTGTTAGTAGCTCAAGGGCAACATGCTTCATTGAACCAAAAGAGGCAGTAGAGCTTAATAACATGGAAGTGAGGTATGCAAACTCCGAGAAAGCTGAGGAAATGGCAATTCTGAGCATTTTAACATCTCAAGTGTCAGACGCGCAGTGTGATATATTCCATTTGTTGGATAGAATACTAGAACTTGACATTGCTTTTGCAAGAGCATCACATGCAAAATGGATGAATGGTGTCTATCCCAACCTAACTTCAGAACACACTAAAACACTGGACTTGGGTGGAGACCGTAAATCTTTAGCTGTAGACATTGAATCTGCGCAGCACCCGCTACTTCTTGGTTCAGTATTAGGCAGCCCAAGCGATGGAAATATTTTCCCTGTGCCAGTAGACATTAAAGTTGAAAGCCGAGCCAAAGTAGTCGTCATCTCGGGTCCAAACACGGGAGGAAAGACCGCTTTATTAAAGACATTGGGATTAATATCTCTTATGTCGAAGTCGGGGATGTATCTGCCTGCTAAGAATTGCCCTAGGTTGCCTTGGTTCGATCTTATTCTGGCTGACATCGGGGATCCCCAG TCTTTGGAGCAGAGTCTCTCAACCTTCAGCGGCCACATCTCACGGATACGTCAGATACTTGATATTATTTCAGAAAATTCGCTTGTCCTACTAGACGAAATCTGTAGTGGAACTGATCCTTCAGAAGGGGTTGCACTTGCTACCAGTATCTTACAGTATATGAAAAATCGTGTTAATGTGGCTGTTGTGTCCACACATTACGGAGACTTAAGTCTCTTGAAGGATAATGAGTCTCAATTCCAAAATGCTGCTATGGAGTTCTCCATGGAAACTTTTCAGCCTACATTCCGAGTACTCTGGGGTAGTACCGGTTCATCAAATGCATTGAGAGTAGCTAAGTCCATTGGTTTCAATAGAAGAATATTAGAGAATGCACATAAATGGACAGAGAAATTAGATCCAAAGCAGGAAGTAGAACGGAAAGGCTCACTCTTTCAGTCCCTTGTGGAAGAAAGGAATAAGCTAAAGCTTCAGACAACCAAGGCTGCAGCATTTTATAGAGACTTGATGAACCTTTACCGCGAG CTTGAGCATGAGTCGCATGATCTTGAAAAACGTGAGAGGGCTCTTCTGAAGAAAGAAACCCAAAAGGTACAAGAAGATCTAAACTCTGCTAAATCAAAGATGCAGAAACTGGTGTCTGAGTTCGAAAGTCAACTAGAAATCACTCAAGCTGATCAATACAACTCCTTAATTCTGAAAACCGAAGAGGCGGTTGCAGACATTATTGAAGCCTCCTGTTCTAATGATCTTGTAACTATGAAAGAACCGGACAGTGACTACTCGCCACAAGCAGGTGAAAAAGTTCTTGTAACTGGACTTGGAGATAAGTTAGGAACTGTGGTTGAAGAACCTGGAGATGATGAGACAGTTCTAGTCCAGCATGGTAAGATAAGAGTACGTATTAAGAAAAAGGACATAAAGCCCCTTCCGCGTAGCACAAGCAGCCAAACATCTAATCGTTCTTTACGTTCAAAGAGACAG ATAAACATGAAAGAGCTAGGAAGTGTGTTGCAGATTCAGAGCGAACCAGTGCGGATACAAACGTCAAAGAACACATTGGATCTAAGAGGAATGCGGGCAGAAGAAGCGGTTCACCAGCTAGACATGGCCATCTCCGGAAGAGACTCGGGCTCCATCCTCTTTATTATTCATGGAATGGGGACGGGCGTTATAAAGGAGCTGGTGATCGAGAGGTTAAGAAAGCACACTCGTGTCTCAAGGTATGAACAGGCAAATCCTATGAACCATGGATGTACAGTTGCTTACATTAAATGA